The Amycolatopsis sp. DG1A-15b genome window below encodes:
- a CDS encoding DUF3311 domain-containing protein produces the protein MSTVKHDGKVRGFQFSPWNLLLIVPLLVLVTPLFNMDGPRLFGMPFFYWFQFLMVGVGVLSTWIVYLMTRDKRTVDAPDKLSVDDLDEGNAR, from the coding sequence ATGTCGACTGTGAAGCACGACGGAAAGGTGCGCGGGTTCCAGTTCAGCCCGTGGAACCTGCTCCTGATCGTCCCGCTGCTGGTCCTGGTCACGCCATTGTTCAACATGGACGGTCCACGGTTGTTCGGGATGCCGTTCTTCTACTGGTTCCAGTTCCTCATGGTCGGCGTCGGGGTGCTGAGCACCTGGATCGTCTACCTGATGACGCGGGACAAGCGGACCGTTGACGCGCCGGACAAGCTGAGCGTCGACGACCTGGACGAGGGGAACGCTCGATGA
- a CDS encoding alpha/beta hydrolase — MTRLRYAVVIPAIAGTLLAGFTPAFAGQEVAAGKQPLNSTNIPAQYANQKLDWHKCAVPSELPTAPPAGAEDMECATYKTPRNWYQANAQIDLTIAVSRLKATKDATASVVTNPGGPGAPGRNFPARLRNQPKLREHQEIVGFDPRGTGKSTNITCGGAIGTGADLDPRDRDRGNLNLILQATKYAALSCQQKSGELGPLINTDQTVKDIDLLRVLLGRDKINWVGYSAGTWMGAHYAQAYPTRTGRFVLDSATEFTTTWQKSFDWQPLGFERRFRSDFLPWVAKYDSLYHFGTTGEAARQTYEQVRYALTQGAVTLPDGSTVSANGLDSFIASQIYSKRAFPGLADYLVSVRTLTQGTASAQAKSSAAQKVKAGDKSTVTYGPQPLMVPADGDSYDASFWTIPCNEGPWTGSPNSAIRDSQKLIDQQLPLLGAGWFIQPCLFWKKPPSPLPVLDGKGVPPVLIVESEHDPATPIEGARRAHKAFAGSRMLTITGEGDHGIYAGGNAGVDKVVEAYLVDGVVPNDQSLPGMPLPVPAGA; from the coding sequence ATGACACGACTCCGCTACGCGGTGGTGATCCCGGCCATCGCCGGCACCCTGCTGGCCGGGTTCACGCCTGCGTTCGCAGGTCAGGAGGTCGCGGCCGGTAAGCAGCCGCTGAACTCCACGAACATCCCGGCGCAGTACGCGAACCAGAAGCTCGACTGGCACAAGTGCGCTGTCCCCTCCGAGCTGCCGACGGCCCCGCCCGCGGGTGCCGAGGACATGGAGTGCGCGACCTACAAGACCCCGCGCAACTGGTACCAGGCGAACGCCCAGATCGACCTGACCATCGCGGTCAGCCGCCTGAAGGCGACCAAGGACGCGACCGCCAGCGTCGTCACCAACCCCGGTGGCCCCGGCGCGCCCGGCCGCAACTTCCCGGCCCGCCTGCGCAACCAGCCGAAGCTGCGCGAGCACCAGGAGATCGTCGGGTTCGACCCGCGCGGCACCGGCAAGAGCACCAACATCACCTGCGGCGGCGCCATCGGGACCGGCGCGGACCTGGACCCGCGTGACCGCGACCGCGGCAACCTGAACCTGATCCTGCAGGCGACGAAGTACGCGGCGCTGTCCTGCCAGCAGAAGTCCGGCGAGCTGGGCCCGCTGATCAACACCGACCAGACGGTCAAGGACATCGACCTGCTGCGCGTGCTGCTCGGCCGCGACAAGATCAACTGGGTCGGCTACTCCGCGGGCACCTGGATGGGCGCGCACTACGCGCAGGCCTACCCGACCCGCACCGGCCGGTTCGTGCTCGACTCGGCGACCGAGTTCACCACGACCTGGCAGAAGTCGTTCGACTGGCAGCCGCTCGGCTTCGAGCGCCGCTTCCGGTCCGACTTCCTCCCGTGGGTGGCGAAGTACGACAGCCTCTACCACTTCGGCACCACCGGTGAGGCGGCCCGCCAGACCTACGAGCAGGTCCGCTACGCCCTGACCCAGGGCGCGGTCACCCTGCCCGACGGTTCGACCGTCTCGGCCAACGGCCTGGACTCGTTCATCGCGTCGCAGATCTACTCCAAGCGGGCCTTCCCCGGCCTGGCCGACTACCTGGTCAGCGTCCGCACGCTGACCCAGGGCACCGCTTCGGCGCAGGCCAAGTCCTCGGCCGCGCAGAAGGTCAAGGCCGGCGACAAGAGCACCGTCACCTACGGCCCGCAGCCGCTGATGGTGCCGGCCGACGGCGACTCCTACGACGCCAGCTTCTGGACCATCCCGTGCAACGAGGGTCCGTGGACCGGCTCGCCCAACAGCGCCATCCGGGACTCGCAGAAGCTGATCGACCAGCAGCTGCCGCTCCTGGGTGCCGGCTGGTTCATCCAGCCGTGCCTGTTCTGGAAGAAGCCGCCGTCCCCGCTCCCGGTGCTGGACGGCAAGGGTGTCCCGCCGGTGCTGATCGTCGAGTCGGAGCACGACCCGGCGACACCGATCGAGGGCGCGCGGCGCGCGCACAAGGCGTTCGCGGGTTCGCGGATGCTGACCATCACCGGCGAGGGTGACCACGGCATCTACGCCGGCGGCAACGCGGGTGTGGACAAGGTCGTGGAGGCCTACCTCGTCGACGGCGTGGTGCCGAACGACCAGAGCCTGCCCGGCATGCCACTTCCGGTGCCCGCGGGCGCCTGA
- a CDS encoding helix-turn-helix transcriptional regulator yields the protein MVRVPLTDEERERGERLGQALRAARAGRSMVDVAAEAGISVETLRKIETGRIPTPAFFTVAAIADAVGLPLEELRAAVTPAASPPLSQAS from the coding sequence ATGGTGCGAGTGCCGCTGACGGATGAAGAGCGCGAACGGGGCGAACGCCTCGGCCAGGCGCTGCGCGCGGCGCGAGCCGGCCGGAGCATGGTCGACGTCGCCGCGGAGGCGGGGATCTCGGTCGAGACGCTCCGGAAGATCGAAACCGGCCGCATCCCGACGCCGGCGTTCTTCACGGTCGCGGCCATCGCCGACGCCGTCGGCCTGCCGCTGGAGGAGCTGCGCGCGGCCGTCACGCCCGCCGCGTCACCGCCGCTCTCGCAGGCGAGCTGA
- a CDS encoding GNAT family N-acetyltransferase: MPWRLTEDIDGFLARTGDFLRSRPALHTSQLTRLEKLRTHGEPGTLFGWLEDGEVSAIFYRRPSQRLVLTSVAPEQADALAAELAGRSLSGVTADDDSATAFAEAWQRRTDAVPVPGMRVRLHRLGTLSPPEPMPEGHAVEARDRAEVIRWCSEFATAVGQAPITDERSWTASNFADKQFTFWETDSPVAMAGSTPVLAGMVRVDPVYTPARSHGRGYAGAVTAAVSRAALAAGATDVVLYSDPANVTGNALYRRLGFVPIATFRGYDFR, encoded by the coding sequence ATGCCCTGGCGCCTCACCGAAGACATCGACGGCTTCCTCGCCCGGACCGGCGACTTCCTGCGCTCGCGGCCCGCGTTGCACACCTCGCAGCTGACCCGGCTCGAGAAGCTGCGGACGCACGGCGAACCGGGCACGCTCTTCGGCTGGCTGGAGGACGGCGAGGTCAGCGCGATCTTCTACCGCCGTCCATCGCAACGCCTGGTCCTGACTTCGGTCGCACCCGAGCAGGCCGACGCCCTCGCCGCCGAACTGGCCGGCCGGTCGTTGTCCGGAGTGACCGCGGACGACGACTCCGCCACCGCTTTCGCCGAAGCGTGGCAGCGGCGCACCGACGCGGTGCCGGTGCCCGGGATGCGGGTCCGGCTCCACCGGCTGGGCACGCTCAGCCCGCCGGAGCCGATGCCCGAAGGCCACGCCGTGGAGGCGCGGGACCGCGCGGAGGTCATCCGCTGGTGCAGCGAGTTCGCCACCGCAGTCGGGCAGGCGCCCATCACCGATGAGCGGTCTTGGACCGCCTCGAACTTCGCCGACAAGCAGTTCACGTTCTGGGAGACCGACTCGCCCGTCGCCATGGCGGGCTCGACTCCGGTGCTGGCGGGCATGGTCCGGGTCGACCCCGTCTACACCCCGGCCCGTTCCCACGGCCGGGGTTACGCGGGCGCCGTGACGGCCGCCGTGAGCCGGGCCGCCCTGGCGGCGGGCGCGACGGACGTCGTCCTCTACAGCGATCCCGCCAACGTCACCGGCAACGCCCTGTACCGGCGCCTCGGCTTCGTCCCGATCGCCACTTTCCGCGGGTACGACTTCCGCTAG
- a CDS encoding EndoU domain-containing protein, which produces MGGGHAPGVGRRATSEFPAGWTDEQIISVVKDVANDPSEARRQQRNGRWRCAGERFNVHLIVLVEDNGHVHTAYPVAGPGVIRNPDTARDPANPTVADLKGNRISFFADSVLTTIGNRLSPEDYTHYRTLLWAGEWEELADVLAAHAFRVGFGFSADEFSDFEKLLNSYDLPVPGCVFLNDREHILKQLRPL; this is translated from the coding sequence GTGGGCGGCGGGCACGCACCGGGCGTCGGGCGCAGGGCGACCAGCGAGTTCCCGGCCGGCTGGACCGACGAGCAGATCATCTCCGTGGTCAAGGACGTCGCGAACGACCCCAGCGAGGCCCGGCGGCAGCAACGCAACGGCCGCTGGCGCTGCGCCGGCGAGCGGTTCAACGTCCACCTGATCGTGCTGGTCGAGGACAACGGGCACGTGCACACCGCCTACCCGGTGGCCGGGCCGGGCGTGATCCGCAACCCCGACACCGCGCGGGACCCGGCGAACCCGACGGTCGCCGACCTCAAGGGCAACCGGATCAGCTTCTTCGCCGACAGCGTGCTGACCACGATCGGCAACCGGCTCTCCCCGGAGGACTACACCCACTACCGGACCCTGCTGTGGGCCGGCGAGTGGGAGGAACTGGCCGACGTGCTGGCCGCGCACGCGTTCCGGGTCGGCTTCGGCTTCTCCGCCGACGAGTTCTCCGACTTCGAGAAGCTGCTCAACAGCTACGACCTGCCGGTGCCCGGGTGCGTGTTCCTCAACGATCGCGAGCACATCCTCAAGCAGCTGCGGCCGCTCTAG
- a CDS encoding ABC transporter ATP-binding protein, which translates to MIDAKALGVRAGELWLFDDLDFSVDPGECAAIVGPNGAGKSTLMRCFYGMQKPQRGRVLIDGKLPDERDVEFRRKVSVLFDDSDFFAELTPLQHLELLSGSFGADLGDHEELLRDAGLGERMRVTSGHFSAGQRRRLLLLGVTARPHRVLLLDEPERALDTAGKEWLVEVIARSTAAGAAVVVATHHPPLLEAADSVLELF; encoded by the coding sequence GTGATCGACGCGAAGGCGCTCGGCGTCCGGGCCGGCGAGCTGTGGCTGTTCGACGACCTCGACTTCTCCGTCGACCCCGGGGAGTGCGCCGCGATCGTCGGGCCCAATGGCGCCGGCAAATCGACCCTGATGCGCTGCTTCTACGGCATGCAGAAGCCGCAGCGGGGCCGTGTGCTGATCGACGGCAAGCTGCCGGACGAGCGGGACGTCGAGTTCCGGCGCAAGGTGTCGGTGCTGTTCGACGACTCCGACTTCTTCGCCGAGTTGACCCCGTTGCAGCACCTCGAGCTGCTGTCCGGTTCGTTCGGCGCCGACCTCGGCGACCACGAGGAACTGCTGCGCGACGCGGGCCTCGGCGAACGCATGCGCGTGACGTCCGGGCACTTTTCCGCGGGCCAGCGCCGTCGCCTGCTGCTGCTCGGCGTCACCGCCCGGCCGCACCGGGTGCTCCTGCTGGACGAGCCGGAACGCGCGCTGGACACGGCGGGCAAGGAGTGGCTGGTCGAGGTGATCGCCCGGTCGACGGCGGCCGGCGCGGCGGTCGTAGTGGCCACCCACCATCCGCCGCTGCTGGAAGCCGCGGACAGCGTGCTCGAACTGTTTTGA
- a CDS encoding LLM class F420-dependent oxidoreductase, whose product MTGDFRFGVNMVVPDSRAAWVEKCRKAEDLGYDVLSAADHLGMAPPFPALVLAGEVTSRVKLNTFVLNTPFYNPVLLARDVTGTDQFTGGRLELGLGAGYVKEEFEAAGMPFPPARERVDHLERTIAELKRSYADPEHKPAPARPEGPPLLLAGRGDRVLTLAAKHADIIGFTGTTKTPDGAPLAAAAPEEVDERVAFVRARLGERESEVEFNLLCQFVKVTNDRAAGLAEVEQLAGGRLTAAEVGELPVALVGTPAQIADQLRGHRERFGFSYFTILEPFLAEFAPVLEHLR is encoded by the coding sequence ATGACTGGGGATTTCCGCTTCGGTGTCAACATGGTCGTGCCGGACAGCCGCGCCGCCTGGGTCGAAAAGTGCCGCAAGGCCGAGGACCTCGGCTACGACGTCCTGTCCGCGGCCGACCACCTGGGCATGGCGCCGCCGTTCCCGGCGCTCGTGCTGGCCGGCGAGGTCACTTCGCGCGTCAAGCTGAACACCTTCGTGCTCAACACGCCGTTCTACAACCCGGTGCTGCTCGCCCGGGACGTCACGGGCACCGACCAGTTCACCGGCGGACGGCTGGAGCTCGGGCTCGGCGCCGGGTACGTCAAGGAGGAGTTCGAGGCCGCCGGGATGCCGTTCCCGCCCGCCCGCGAGCGCGTCGACCACCTCGAGCGGACGATCGCCGAGCTCAAGCGGTCGTACGCCGACCCCGAGCACAAGCCCGCGCCCGCGCGTCCCGAAGGGCCGCCGCTGCTGCTCGCCGGCCGCGGCGACCGGGTCTTGACGCTGGCCGCCAAGCACGCCGACATCATCGGCTTCACCGGCACCACCAAGACGCCCGATGGCGCGCCGCTGGCCGCGGCCGCGCCCGAGGAGGTCGACGAGCGGGTGGCCTTCGTCCGGGCGAGGCTCGGCGAGCGCGAGTCCGAGGTGGAGTTCAACCTCCTCTGCCAGTTCGTGAAGGTGACGAACGACCGCGCGGCCGGCCTGGCCGAGGTCGAGCAGCTCGCCGGCGGCCGGTTGACCGCCGCGGAGGTCGGGGAGCTGCCGGTTGCCCTCGTCGGCACCCCCGCGCAGATCGCCGACCAGCTCCGCGGGCACCGGGAGCGGTTCGGCTTCAGCTACTTCACCATCCTGGAACCGTTCCTGGCGGAGTTCGCGCCGGTCCTCGAGCACCTCCGGTGA
- a CDS encoding TIGR03621 family F420-dependent LLM class oxidoreductase — protein MRPFRFGVALYVPGSRAEWVAKCRQAEDLGYDVVGVVDHLGRVAPVPALLLAAEATERVRLSTYVLNASFHNPVLLARDLTGLDEFTGGRVEIGIGAGYVRAEFEAAGIDWGTPGRRFRRLVDVVTEIERAFTGRPRPPLLLGGRGDRMLTFAAAHADTIALTGTAPGAAEGRLALAGSAALAERAAFVKRVLDGRDAELNLMVHFVRITDDRRAALEAAHQLVPHLGVEELGALATVLAGTAEAVTEQLLRTRETLGASYFTVLEDDLTRLAPVIEKLR, from the coding sequence ATGAGACCGTTCCGCTTCGGGGTGGCGTTGTACGTGCCCGGCTCACGGGCCGAGTGGGTGGCGAAGTGCCGCCAGGCCGAGGACCTCGGCTACGACGTCGTCGGCGTGGTCGACCACCTCGGCCGGGTGGCGCCGGTGCCCGCCCTGCTCCTCGCCGCCGAAGCCACCGAGCGGGTCCGGCTGAGCACCTACGTCCTCAACGCGAGCTTCCACAACCCCGTCCTGTTGGCGCGGGACCTCACCGGGCTCGACGAGTTCACCGGCGGCCGGGTGGAGATCGGGATCGGCGCCGGGTACGTCCGCGCGGAGTTCGAAGCCGCCGGGATCGACTGGGGCACCCCCGGCCGTCGGTTCCGGCGGCTCGTCGACGTGGTCACCGAGATCGAGCGAGCGTTCACCGGCCGCCCGCGGCCGCCGCTGCTGCTCGGCGGCCGCGGCGACCGGATGCTGACCTTCGCCGCCGCGCACGCCGACACCATCGCCCTCACCGGCACGGCGCCCGGCGCGGCCGAAGGTCGGCTCGCCCTGGCCGGTTCCGCGGCACTCGCCGAGCGCGCCGCCTTCGTGAAGCGGGTGCTGGACGGCCGGGACGCCGAGCTGAACCTGATGGTCCACTTCGTCCGGATCACCGATGACCGGCGGGCGGCACTGGAGGCGGCGCACCAGCTCGTGCCGCACCTCGGCGTCGAGGAGCTCGGCGCGCTGGCCACGGTCCTCGCCGGCACGGCGGAAGCGGTGACCGAGCAGCTGCTGCGGACTCGGGAGACCCTCGGCGCCAGCTACTTCACGGTGCTCGAAGACGACCTGACCAGGCTCGCCCCGGTGATCGAAAAGCTCCGTTGA
- a CDS encoding phosphoenolpyruvate carboxykinase (GTP), protein MTAVAIPGLDTAPTTHTGVLSFVREVAELTTPDRVVWVDGSDEEAARINQELVEAGTFVQLKSKPNSFWATSDPDDVARVEDRTFICSERPEDAGPTNNWMDPAEMKATMTELFRGSMRGRTMYVIPFCMGPLGDDNPKLGIEITDFAYVVASMRVMTRAGKAALEKFVAPDGSEREFVPALHSVGHPLEPGEKDVSWPCNETKYISHFPEERAIWSYGSGYGGNSLLGKKCYSLRIASVMARDEGWLAEHMLILKLISPEDKVHYVAAAFPSACGKTNLAMLQPTIPGWRAETLGDDIAWMRFGEDGRLYAVNPEFGFFGVAPGTDWHTNPNAMRTIEKGNTVFTNVALTDDGDIWWEGMENKPEHATSWKHQDWTPDSDEKAAHPNSRYCTPMSQCPILAPEWDDPKGVPISAILFGGRRKTTVPLVNEARDWQHGVFMGATMSSETTAAAAGAVGNVRRDPMAMLPFLGYHAGDYFKHWLNLGKNADANKLPKIFYVNWFRRGDDGRFLWPGFGENSRILKWVVERVEGKGNAVETPVGFVPRAEDLDTEGLTEPIEDIQAALDVKPEEWREELPLIEEWFAKIGDKVPTSLRDELDALAQRLR, encoded by the coding sequence ATGACCGCAGTCGCCATCCCCGGACTGGACACCGCGCCGACGACGCACACCGGCGTGCTGTCCTTCGTCCGGGAGGTCGCCGAACTGACCACCCCGGACCGCGTGGTGTGGGTCGACGGGTCTGACGAAGAAGCCGCCCGGATCAACCAGGAGCTGGTCGAGGCGGGCACGTTCGTGCAGCTCAAGTCGAAGCCGAACTCCTTCTGGGCCACTTCCGACCCGGACGACGTCGCCCGCGTCGAAGACCGGACCTTCATCTGCTCGGAGCGTCCCGAGGACGCCGGTCCGACCAACAACTGGATGGACCCGGCCGAGATGAAGGCCACCATGACCGAGCTGTTCCGCGGCTCGATGCGCGGCCGCACGATGTACGTCATCCCGTTCTGCATGGGTCCGCTCGGCGACGACAATCCCAAGCTGGGTATCGAAATCACGGATTTCGCCTACGTCGTCGCTTCGATGCGCGTGATGACCCGCGCCGGCAAGGCGGCACTCGAGAAGTTCGTCGCGCCGGACGGCAGCGAGCGCGAATTCGTGCCCGCGCTGCACTCCGTCGGCCACCCGCTCGAACCGGGCGAGAAGGACGTTTCCTGGCCCTGCAACGAAACGAAGTACATTTCGCACTTCCCGGAGGAGCGCGCGATCTGGAGCTACGGCTCGGGTTACGGCGGCAACTCCCTGCTGGGCAAGAAGTGCTACTCGCTGCGCATCGCGTCGGTGATGGCTCGTGACGAGGGCTGGCTCGCCGAGCACATGCTGATCCTCAAGCTGATCTCGCCCGAGGACAAGGTCCACTACGTCGCGGCCGCGTTCCCGAGCGCCTGCGGCAAGACCAACCTCGCCATGCTGCAGCCGACGATCCCGGGCTGGCGCGCCGAGACGCTGGGCGACGACATCGCCTGGATGCGCTTCGGCGAGGACGGCCGCCTGTACGCGGTCAACCCCGAGTTCGGCTTCTTCGGCGTCGCGCCGGGCACCGACTGGCACACCAACCCGAACGCCATGCGCACGATCGAGAAGGGCAACACGGTCTTCACGAACGTCGCCCTGACCGACGACGGCGACATCTGGTGGGAGGGCATGGAGAACAAGCCCGAGCACGCCACCTCGTGGAAGCACCAGGACTGGACGCCGGACTCGGACGAGAAGGCCGCCCACCCGAACTCGCGCTACTGCACGCCGATGTCGCAGTGCCCGATCCTCGCGCCGGAGTGGGACGACCCGAAGGGCGTGCCGATCTCGGCGATCCTGTTCGGCGGCCGTCGCAAGACCACGGTGCCGCTGGTGAACGAGGCCCGCGACTGGCAGCACGGCGTGTTCATGGGCGCCACCATGTCGTCGGAAACCACCGCCGCGGCGGCCGGCGCGGTCGGCAACGTCCGCCGCGACCCGATGGCGATGCTGCCGTTCCTCGGCTACCACGCCGGTGACTACTTCAAGCACTGGCTGAACCTGGGCAAGAACGCCGACGCGAACAAGCTGCCGAAGATCTTCTACGTCAACTGGTTCCGCCGCGGCGACGACGGCCGCTTCCTGTGGCCGGGCTTCGGCGAGAACTCGCGGATCCTCAAGTGGGTCGTCGAGCGCGTCGAGGGCAAGGGCAACGCCGTCGAGACGCCGGTCGGCTTCGTGCCGCGGGCCGAGGACCTCGACACCGAGGGCTTGACCGAGCCGATCGAGGACATCCAGGCCGCCCTGGACGTCAAGCCGGAGGAGTGGCGCGAGGAGCTGCCGCTGATCGAGGAGTGGTTCGCGAAGATCGGCGACAAGGTGCCGACCTCGCTGCGTGACGAGCTCGACGCGCTGGCCCAGCGCCTGCGCTGA
- a CDS encoding dynamin family protein, which translates to MSAPTAPSLPTQVAATRDQLLTVVRDADPDAAKWVESIRRARPKKPAVVVVGETNRGKSSLVNALLARPGLSPVDADVATATYLVFDHADAWGAHACYPGQLAPVPIGLGQLINWVSAAHELPPGQLPPRYVEVTGPVPLLERLSLVDTPGVGGLDSMHGELAKEAAAGATALLFVVDASAPFTSTELQFLRDVGERVETVVFALTKVDMFRGWREVMEADRQLLREHAPRFADAVFHPVSARLFETAAKAPNEQVAAMLREKSGVAAIQTALQELLVGRSAMLGEANTLRALSSALGELKAKLQAESRALSAGEAEAEQLRERRDQLQAERRSSTRGWQLKLRGEVQRTRVEVGHESSRQMRDAQTHFRQLIDAAKRDELAALPQQVDIALQTTSQRISMLLSQRLNQVTNVSLSELFSPEELDVIRAQFARAGGPPVVLRPPDKKPPTAEDKLLVFMGISGGVGAGKVAALPLAGVAILNPVVLPVTIIIGLGAGWWMARTRKHAADKQHMKQWLVEAIADARSTLDQLVAEQLIEAEQQLSMALDEALGRRIDAIEAELKEVDKTIKMGAQERAKKIAVVSKRLKEVSDGRDRAEAFLTRIRALRDKTA; encoded by the coding sequence GTGAGCGCACCGACCGCGCCGAGCCTGCCCACGCAGGTCGCCGCGACCCGAGACCAGCTGCTGACCGTCGTCCGCGACGCCGATCCGGACGCCGCCAAGTGGGTCGAGAGCATCCGGAGGGCCCGGCCGAAGAAGCCGGCCGTCGTGGTCGTCGGCGAGACGAACCGCGGGAAGAGCTCGCTCGTCAACGCGCTGCTGGCGCGGCCCGGACTGTCCCCTGTGGACGCCGACGTCGCCACTGCGACCTACCTGGTGTTCGACCACGCGGACGCCTGGGGCGCGCACGCCTGCTACCCCGGCCAGCTCGCCCCGGTGCCGATCGGTCTCGGCCAGCTGATCAACTGGGTCTCCGCCGCGCACGAGCTGCCGCCGGGCCAGCTCCCGCCGCGGTACGTCGAGGTCACCGGGCCGGTGCCGCTGCTGGAACGGCTTTCGCTGGTCGACACGCCGGGCGTCGGCGGGCTCGACTCGATGCACGGCGAGCTCGCCAAGGAAGCCGCCGCGGGCGCGACCGCGCTGCTCTTCGTCGTCGACGCGTCGGCGCCGTTCACCTCGACCGAGCTGCAGTTCCTGCGTGACGTCGGCGAGCGCGTGGAGACCGTCGTGTTCGCGCTGACCAAGGTGGACATGTTCCGCGGCTGGCGCGAGGTCATGGAGGCCGACCGGCAGCTGCTGCGCGAACACGCGCCCCGCTTCGCCGACGCGGTGTTCCACCCGGTGTCGGCGCGGCTGTTCGAGACGGCGGCGAAGGCGCCCAACGAGCAGGTGGCCGCGATGCTGCGGGAGAAGTCCGGGGTCGCGGCCATCCAGACGGCGTTGCAGGAGCTGCTCGTCGGCCGCTCGGCGATGCTCGGCGAGGCGAACACGTTGCGCGCGCTGTCCAGTGCGCTCGGCGAGCTCAAGGCGAAGCTGCAGGCCGAGAGCCGGGCGTTGTCCGCGGGCGAGGCCGAGGCCGAGCAACTGCGCGAACGCCGTGACCAGCTGCAGGCCGAGCGCCGGAGCTCGACCCGCGGCTGGCAGCTGAAGCTGCGCGGCGAGGTGCAGCGCACCCGCGTCGAGGTCGGGCACGAGAGCAGCCGGCAGATGCGGGACGCGCAGACCCACTTCCGCCAGCTGATCGACGCGGCCAAGCGGGACGAGCTGGCCGCGCTGCCCCAGCAGGTCGACATCGCGCTGCAGACGACGTCCCAGCGGATTTCGATGCTGCTCTCGCAGCGGCTGAACCAGGTCACCAACGTCTCGCTGTCGGAGCTGTTCTCGCCCGAGGAGCTCGACGTCATCCGCGCGCAGTTCGCCCGGGCCGGCGGCCCGCCGGTGGTCCTGCGCCCGCCGGACAAGAAGCCGCCGACGGCCGAGGACAAGCTGCTCGTCTTCATGGGCATTTCCGGCGGCGTCGGGGCCGGCAAGGTCGCCGCGTTGCCGCTGGCCGGCGTTGCGATCCTCAACCCGGTCGTGCTGCCCGTGACGATCATCATCGGCCTCGGGGCCGGCTGGTGGATGGCCCGCACCCGCAAGCACGCGGCCGACAAGCAGCACATGAAGCAGTGGCTGGTCGAGGCCATCGCGGACGCCCGCTCGACGCTCGACCAGCTCGTCGCCGAGCAGCTCATCGAGGCCGAGCAGCAGCTGTCGATGGCCCTCGACGAGGCGCTGGGCCGGCGCATCGACGCGATCGAGGCCGAGCTGAAGGAAGTCGACAAGACGATCAAGATGGGTGCGCAGGAGCGGGCCAAGAAGATCGCCGTCGTGTCGAAGCGGCTCAAGGAGGTCAGCGACGGCCGAGACCGCGCCGAAGCCTTCCTGACGCGGATCCGGGCCCTCCGGGACAAAACGGCCTGA
- the grpE gene encoding nucleotide exchange factor GrpE: protein MAWFRKDGTDGGAAASDTDVHPLQQVSDLERALADRQALIQMCLYALDRARSGGVVERLEEGLAAIGVQALRPDGERFDPARHEAGGAVPTEDPALEGIVAETEVTGFADHDRLLRAPIVTVYAKKNP from the coding sequence ATGGCGTGGTTTCGCAAGGACGGAACCGACGGCGGCGCGGCCGCGTCGGACACCGATGTGCACCCCTTGCAGCAGGTAAGCGATCTCGAGCGCGCCCTCGCCGATCGCCAGGCGCTGATCCAGATGTGCCTGTACGCCCTGGACCGTGCCCGCAGCGGCGGCGTCGTCGAACGCCTGGAAGAGGGGCTCGCCGCGATCGGCGTCCAGGCCCTGCGGCCCGACGGCGAGCGGTTCGACCCGGCTCGCCACGAAGCGGGCGGCGCGGTCCCGACCGAAGACCCCGCCCTCGAGGGCATCGTCGCCGAAACCGAGGTCACCGGCTTCGCCGACCACGACCGCCTGCTGCGCGCCCCGATCGTCACCGTCTACGCGAAGAAGAACCCGTGA